In the genome of Flavobacteriaceae bacterium YJPT1-3, the window ATGCCCGTCGGGTCAAATTCGTTCCCGGAAAGAAGATCGTGACCGGCTTTGTCAATATGTACATTGCGGATGTTCCTACCCCTCTGGGACTGCCCTTCGCCTACTTTCCCATGGAAAAAGAAACCAGTGTCTCCGGTTTTATACCTCCTTCTCCAGGAGAAAGTGCAGAGCGTGGCTATTTTCTACAAAATGGCGGATATTACTTCGCTCTAGGCCCGTATTTGGATCTGACCGCAGTAGGAAGTTATTACACCAACGGGAGTTATGACCTGCGCGGTGATGTCAATTATAAAAAACGGTATCGCTTTAATGGAAATCTAAGTGTGCAGTATCAACGCTTATTGGCCGGAGAACGGGGTCTGGAAGGGTTTAGTGAGTCTCAGGTGTACAATTTGCGTTGGTCCCATTCACAAGACACCAAGTCGAGTCCGAATTCCCGATTTTCAGCTTCGGTCAACCTGGGGAGTAGTGACTTTTATCAGGAGTCTCTGAATCAGGTCAACACAGGAAATTTCCTGAATAACTCCTTCCAATCGTCCATTTCTTACTCCAAAACCTTTAGAGGCTATCCCCAAGTGAACCTCTCGCTTACCGCTACGCATTCACAAAATACCAGAACGCAGCAGATCAATATGACCTTGCCCACCGCAGTGGTGAATGTCGAGCGGGTGTTCCCCTTCGCTCCCAAGGCCGGTACTAAAAAAGGAGCCTTGCAAAATATCAATGTGAATTATCAGTTTCGCGGGGACAACCGCTTCACTACCACCGATAGCCTGTTCTTTACTCCCCAAATGTTCAGAGATGCCGAGTTGGGCATGCAGCACACCATACCCATCAGCACCAACTTCAAGATCCTCAAGTATTTTAGTGCTACGGTCAGCGCCAACTATCAGGAATCCTGGGTATTTAAGACCATTGATCAGTCGTACAATCCGGAAGCCCCTAATGGAGTACAACGGGATACCATTCGTGGGTTTGACGCTTTTCGTACCTATAATCTTAGCGCCAGTTTGGGGACAACCATCTACGGCCGGGTAGATTTTGGGAGTGATAAGAAAATACAGACGATCAGGCATGTGATGCGACCCTCCATTTCCTATGGATACACCCCTGCCTTCGATCAATTTTACGATACTTACCTGCGTCCGGACCCTAATGATCCCCTGGCGACGGATTTAACCTTTGAGGAAGAATTTACCCGTTTTCAGGGTGGTTTCTTCTCCCCTCCGGGAAATCAAGTCTCCAATAGTCTGGGTTTTCAGCTCAGTAATGTTATTGAGGCTAAAGTGAGGGATAAGGACAGCACCAAATTAGAACCTAGAAAGATTACCTTACTGAACAATTTCACCATTTCTTCACGCTACAATTTTGCTGCCGACAGTTTAAAGCTTTCACCAATTTCCGTTCGAGGAAATATTCCGGTCATCCAGAATAAATTGGATGTCAATTTCAGCGCCGGTCTAGATCTTTATGCGCTCAATAGTGCCAATAGGAGGATTGACCGACTCAACATCAACAATGGAGGAAGCCTATTTCGATTGACCAATGCGGCCGCCAATTTTGGTTATTCGTTCAGCAGCAAAGATTTTGAGGGAAAGGGAAAAAATGACGATCCTACCGAGAATGAGACTTTTCGAAACGGAGGAAGACAGGACGACCTTTTTGGGACAGGCCTAGATATAACGGGGCAAAACCTATTTACTGATGATAAAGAGGAAGACCGGGAACCCTTGCGCCCGGATCTGTACAACTTTAAAATCCCCTGGAATATCCGACTTTCCTACAATGTCAATTACGGCAATACGCGTCGTGAGGATGAAATTACCTCCCATTCCATTATGTTTAGTGGAAATGTAGAATTGGGACCGCGATGGACCGTTGGTTTTTCCAGCGGGTATGACCTTGTAAATCCAGGATTTACCTTTACGCAATTGCGGTTTGCCCGAGATCTAGAAAGCTGGAATATGAATTTTACCTGGGTTCCCTTCAGTCAGCGAGCATCCTGGAATTTCTTTATCGGGATCAGTTCCAGCGCCCTGAGCGACATTAAGTACGACAAACGACGAGCGCCCGATGAGCGCCTTTAATCCATTAATACAAGACAATCATGAAGAAAATCATTACCAGCCCTGATGCTCCAGCCCCCATTGGCCCTTACAATCAAGCCGTACTGAGCGGCAACACCCTTTACTGTTCCGGCCAGGTGGCCTTCGATCCAAAAACGATGGAACTGGTGCAGGATTCTATTGCTAAAGAGACCCAACAGGTCATGAAAAATTTGAAGGCTGTACTCGCTGCAGCCGATATGGATTTTGAGCATGTGGTAAAAACCTCCATATTTCTGAGTAGCATGGAAGATTTCACGGAAGTGAACAAGGTGTATGCCACCTATTTCAACGAAAAAACCGCTCCTGCTCGAGAAACGGTTGAAGTTGCTAACTTACCGAAATACGTGAACGTAGAAATCTCTATGATCGCGGTAAAGGACTGATCAGGCCATCAAGAAGTTCTTGTGGTAGGCGACCAATCCATCGATGGGTCGCTTTAATATTTTCCCGACTTCCAGGTCGTAAGTGGCCATGATCTTGCGCAACTCATCCTGGAGATAAAAGGCGATTGATCCCACAAAATGCACTGGTACCACTTTGGCCTGATCAAATTGCAGGATTTGATTTTCGATAAAAAGTCGTAATCCTTTTTCGATCAATCCCTGACAATATTCATACTCTTTATGGGTGATCAGGAACTTGGCGAACTGGGCCAGGTAGGTGTTGGGATTCGGTTTTTTGTAGAGGTGATTTTTTATGCTCTCCGCTGTTAAATCGTAGTTCTTGGCAAACTCATAAGCGATGTCCTTAGGGATTTTATTAAAGTGAAAATCCCGCAATAGTTGACGTCCGAAGTAGTTTCCACTCGCGTCATCCATCAAAATATAGCCCAGAGAAGTTACTTTTTGCTCAATTTGCTCACCGTCAAAAAAACTACAGTTAGAACCTGTACCCAAAATACTTACGATGGCCGGAGACCCTTTCTCTGTAGTCGCGTACAAGGCTGCATAAGTGTCTTCTTTGATGTTGATTTGCAGCGCCTTATCAAAAAACTCTTCAAAGAGTTCATGCAATAGTTCTCTGGGTTTAACGGTACCACAACCGGCGCCATAGAAGTGTACATGAGTAGCCTCATGACGATGCTTGTAGAGTTCATAATTGTTAATCATGCGCTCATGCAAAATCTCGCGTGTCAACACCTGAGGATTCAAACCCAAGGTTTGGGTTTGAAACACCTCTTCTCCGTCATCATTCAACGCAATCCAATCCGTTTTGGTGGATCCGCTATCTACTATCAGTTGCATAATAGGCTGTATCTATGAAACAAAACTAAACCGCTGCTTCAGTGGTCTGAAGCAGCCGGTTAACACTTCTATTAAAGCGAATTTACTTTCTCAGCCAGGTCGACCAATTTATTGGAATATCCAAATTCATTGTCATACCAGGAAACCAATTTAAAGAACTTAGAATTCAGTTCAATAGAGGCATCAGCATCGAAAACGCTTGTTCTTGGGTCGCTGACAAAGTCTTGAGAAACCACCTTTTCATCAGTGTATCCAAGTATTCCTTTCATGCTGCCATTGGCGGCTTCCTGAAAGGCCTTTTTGATTTCTTCTAAGGAAGTTTCTTTCTCTGTGCGTACCGTTAAATCAACCACAGACACATCTGCGGTAGGCACGCGAAAGGCCATACCAGTAAGTTTTCCATCTACAGAGGGCATCACCTTACCTACCGCCTTCGCTGCTCCCGTTGAAGCAGGAATGATGTTGACCAGTGCGCTTCGTCCTCCTCGGTAATCCTTCTTGGAAGGTCCGTCTACGGTTAATTGAGTCGCAGTAGTGGCGTGGATGGTGGTCATGAGTCCTTCGTCAATTCCCCAGTTGTCATTAACTACCTTAGCCAAAGGAGCCAGGCAATTGGTGGTACACGAGGCGTTGGATACGATTTTGTGATCAGCGGTCAATTTATCATCATTTACGCCCATGACAAACATGGGAGCATCCTTGGACGGAGCAGAGATCACTACTTTTTTAGCCCCGGCCTGAATATGATAATCAGCTGATTCCAGCGTAGTGAATATACCGGTACACTCAGCGACTACGTCAGCACCTGCCTCGTCCCACTTCAAATTTCGCGGATCGCGCTCAGCCGTGATACGAATGGTCTTTCCATCAACTACCAAATGACCGTCTTTTACTTCGACCGTTCCGTCGAAACGACCGTGTACCGAATCGTATTTCAGCAAGTAAGCGAGGTGTTCTACATCCAGCAGATCATTGATTGCTACTACGTCTACATTATCTCGTTTGACCGTTGCACGAAAAACTATACGTCCAATGCGTCCAAAACCGTTAATTCCTAATTTTAAATTTCCCATTACTTCTTTTTATAGTTGGTTATGTGCTCATAATTTCTGAGACACGTATCAATTCTTTATTAATTTTTGATTGGCCTTTAATGGCCTTGGCCAAAGGATACAGCACCATTTTATCGTGCTGTGTTCCGACCATATAATTGCTTTGTCCTTCCATGAGCGATTCAACAGCCTTAACGCCCATTCGACTCGCCAGAACACGGTCATAACAGGTAGGAGATCCTCCTCGCTGCATATGGCCAAGAACGGATACGCGAACGTCGTATTCTCCCATGTGCTCGTCTACATAGTCTTTGAGTTCGAAAACACTCTTTCCGATCTTATCACCTTCTGCGACGACAACAATACTGGATGTTTTACCGCTTTTTTTACTCCGGTTGAGTGATTCAACCAGGCGATCGAGGCCCATATCTTCCTCAGGGATCAAAATTTCTTCGGCTCCGGCGCCCACCCCGGCGTTTAAAGCGATATGGCCTACATCTCTACCCATCACCTCAACAAAGAATAAACGGTTGTGAGAACTGGCTGTATCTCTAATTTTATCAATCGCTTCTATGGCCGTATTGAGGGCCGTATCGTAGCCGAGAGTTCGATCTGTACCGTTGATGTCGTTATCAATGGTTCCCGGTATACCGATCACTGGAAAGTTGTATTCGTTATTGAAGATCAAGCCTCCGGTAAAGGTTCCGTCCCCTCCAATCAATACTAAAGCGTCAATTCCTGCTTCAATCAGTTTATCATAGGCCTTTTTCCGACCTTCCTTAGTGCGGAATTCTTCCGAACGAGCAGATTTTAAAATGGTTCCTCCACGATTAATGATGGCGCGTACGCTACGAGCATCTTTGGGCTCAAAATCCCCTTCAATCAAACCTTCGTAGCCGCGATAAATTCCATAACATTCAAGCTTGTGATAGGCACAGGTACGCACCACACTCCGTATGGCTGCATTCATCCCGGGAGAGTCTCCACCGGAAGTCAGGACCCCAATGCGTTTGATTTTTGAATCCATTTTGGTTACTATTAAATTTAAAAGTAACAATCTTAAAGCTACTATACATCGATTTATAAGACTTTAAGAATTTCAAACGTTTTCGGTTAATAAATTCTCGAAAAGATGCCGTTTTATATGCTCGAATTGAGCACATTCATAATTTTTACAGCAGAGATAAGGAGCTTATCCCAGTAGAAGTCGATAACCAAAAAAAGATGAAGTACGACTAATTAAAATCGCGATCAGAAGGTGGAGGTGCAGAATCCGGGATCACAAATTGACCGTTGCGCAACTCGGCCTCGACCTCTTCTGCTTTCCCTTGAAATATTTTCCGGACCAGTTCTTTGAAATTATTGAAGTCTACCGAGTAGGATATCGCCACCCCCTGAGTGTAGCCATCCGGTTCTCCAAAGAATTGAACATCGGTCTGGCGATTGAATACCTTGGCCCGCAGCGAACCGTCTTCATTGAGCAGAAAATCAACCTCAACGTCACCAACGACTGCCGATTCGCTGACTCCTCCGGTGGGTACCCCTACCTTCCCGTTGATCAATACGCGGTTTGAAATCTGAGTAGAAAGCGTAAAGCCAACCCTTCCTGTCGTTTGCAGGTTGGGCGAATTATCCCCCTGCACAATGTCCAGTCCGATATCGAACTTGCCGTCTTCGTCAGAAAACAGATCATTGAAGATTCCCGAGGCACTTTCCAATAAGTTCCCGGCAATGGCGGCCTGGGTATTGACTTGAGATTCACTAAAGAATCGACCTTGCGAGACCAGCGAAATGGCCTGGATCTCCCGGGTAGCTCGGTCGTTTAGTCGATAATCCAATTCAGAGGAAACCAAAGAGCTCGTTCCCGGAAACTCAAAATCAAAAGTAATGTCCGGTTGGATCAACTCCCCATCCAGATTGATGATCACATTCACCGGGATCTCCCTGTTGATCTCTCTGTTCTCCAGCAGAATGGAGGGGTTAGCACGTGCAGCGTAGACCGCACTGAGGTCTAGTAAAGCCCGGGCCGGATCGCCGTTCCAGGCGATGCTGCCCAAAGGCACCACTTCAAAGTCTTTTTGCACGATACCCCCGTATCTGAAATTAAAAGTTCCATCGTACACCACATATTCTCCAAACATATCGAACTTACCATTGGTGTTGATCGCTATATTCAGGAGTCCCACACCACGGCCGGTCAATCTACTACCGTCAATATCGATCTCGATGAGGGCGTCCTGGTCGACGTCCAGGTCAAAATTCAGGGAAAGGGCCTTATTCTCTTCGGGTACAAAATCTTCTCCGGCCAGGCGAGCTTCTTTTTCTTCCGGACTTAGAAATCGGATGACGGAGCTGTCCCCAATGGTTTCTGTATCGTCCAGAGGGATCTTAAATACCGTTCCCGTTTCCGTTTCTGCTACAACATCGATGGTCAATTCATCCACCGGCCCGTAAATATCGGCTTCACCGCTGATGAAGGCCGTACCGTAATAGAGCGCATCTTCCTCTTTCTCCGTATCCAGTACCAATAATCGAGTGGTCGCTATATCCAAATCCAATCGCCAATCAGAGAAACCGTTATGTGAGATCACGCCCTGAAATTGACCTTCTGTATTGTACTTGGTATCGACTAGGGTGGAGCGATTGAAGATAAACTTCTGTTCGTCCAGAGTGATTCTCGCTACCCCTTTGAAGCGGTAATCCGTGTCCAAATAGGGAATACCCAGTCCGGCTTCTGTAAGTACCATGGAGCCTTTGAAATCGGGATTCTTGTAATTTCCACTCACTGTCGCACGACCACTGGCAAATCCCCTTAAATTACTTAGGACGTCGCCACCCAACGGACTGAAGGCTGCCAGCTTCAAATCCTTCATGCGTAAGTCCAGATTGATGGAGGGATTCTGCTGATCGACGTTGATATTTCCTTTGGCAGAAAGTGCTCGAACGTCCCCATTGATCAATTGTGTATCTACCGTATAATTAGTCAGACTTTCATTACCCTTAATCTTTAGGTCTAGATCCCCCATTTCCACATCATTCACACGTAGGTTCGATATGGTCACCTCCGAATTGGGATAATAGGCTCCGTCTTGTTGCAGGAGGTCCAATTGACCGTTAACACGACCGTTGAAACGAAGACTATCAATATCCGGAGTGATATTGCCCAGGGCAACGTTATCAAATTGAGCGCTTAGATTTTTGTAGGTACTGTCTCTCACTTGCCCCTTCAGCGCGATCTGCTGATTGCGGTAACGAAAGACAATATCTTCAATGGCAATATCATTGAAATTATTATCAAAGATCAATTTGTTCTTGGCGTTGTTGTTGGCATTGAGCACCCATTCTTTTTCTTTGAATTCAATCGTCGACCTTTTAAAGCCCAGCACCGAATTATTGTCTTCATTAATGGTGTGGTACAAGCTTAGTTCAAACTGATCATCATTATCTTTCCCGCCGGTGAATTCAGACCGCATAAAGAGCGTATCTCGCAGGGTAACATTGATCAAATTAAAATCAGACAGCGCATAAAAGCCGGTATTCACGCTATCCGCAGCGATATAGGTATTGAATAAAGGGTTTTTGTTATCTACCCGAACATCGATTTTTTGAGCGAGTATCCCAAAGGCATCAATCTCTGGTGAGCGAAAGGTAAGTTTGAACTCAGAATCATCAGAAACGACGCTTCCGCGAATGAAGGTATTGGGTTCAAACTGGATCTCAGGAACAAAGACCTCAACGATCTTGTTGTAGATCTGGAAGTCAAACTCCATAAACTGATCGGTCGTGAGTTTGGTGGGTTCGTAATTCGTGTACAAACTACCGATAGCATTTCTAAATAAAGGATAGATATCTCCCACCTTAAAATTACCGACGACCTCACCAGAAACGATGTCCGGAGAATTGATGGTGATGGTACGAATTTCATTGCTGAAACTAGAGGTGACCTTAAAATCTTTAAAGTAGTAATCATCATTTTTGTTGGTAAAGGAAGCCTCGATAAATTCTACCACCCCCACGGCATCATCCAGATCGGTTCCGCGCAGGTCCATCAGTACGGTCCCTTTAAGCACAGCCAGACTGTCATCTATAAAGTTCAACGCAGCCAGGTCCAAATAGTCTACTTCTGCAGTAAAATCATAGGTGTTTACTGCAGACGAGGCATCCACCAGTCCCTTAAAATCGAGCCTTACATTTTCATCATCGATCACCAGATCTCCATTGAACTTGGGCGCGGCCAGGCTACCGGAAAGCGTGATGTTTTTGTAGGTGTAATTGTTATACGTCAAACTGGAAATAGCCCCTTGAATTTCAGTATTCACCTGCTCTTGGGTGAACCCCCTACCGTTGACCTCTACATCTAGGGTGGCTTTACCCAATTTAGGATCATTGGCTAATTTGCCCAGATCAAAATCGTCCAAAATAATCTGCCCCAAGTAGGTGGCCCGATCGACCTCAGAGAAATTGGTCAATTCCAGATCGAGATCCCCATTTCCGATAGAGGTTGAGATTCGGGAGAAGGTCGATAAATTACGTGCAGTCAGCGTAGTCGCCCCTGTCATGTTAACCGCTCCCAACCGGGCGAGTTCTTCAGGCAGGCTTTTACCCAAAAGATTAGGTAACAAACGGGCCAGATCGATATAGCGGGTTTGCAATTGGCTGTGATCGGCGATGATCAGAAAATCTCCGGTTTCCCCCAAGATATTTTCAAACTTAAATTCACCTTGTATCCTACTGCTGTTAAAAGCATTCAGGTCCAGATTAGAGACCACAAAATCATTGAGGGTCCCATTCAGATCGCCGGTAAAACTAAGCGTACCCTGATTGCCAAATTCCGCATAGAGCAAATTGAGATCGGCTAAATCCAATTCCGCTTTCGCGAAAGCAAAGTCGAAAACAACCCGGTTATTAAAATCCTCAAAAGCGTTGTCTTCCGTATTCAGAGTCACCCCGCCTTCGATCAGGGATCCGTCTGTTTTGAGGATCATTTCCTCCAGGCTTATTTCCTTGGAGTCATAATAAAAATCTCCTTCCAGGGAGCGAATGTAATAGCCTCGTTTGGCTTCAAACGCCAGGTTATCAATTTGAGTAGTGATGACCTCGTCCAGCAAGGAGAAGTCCGATACCGTCGCATCGAGATTTCGAAAATCGACCACCTCCGGGTTGTCCAGGTTTTCATCCGTATATCGGAAACGCGAATTGGCTAAGCTGATCTCTGTCGCAGTAAGTTCGAAGGGTTTAGTAGAAGGGGTTCCAGAATCAAAAGCCTGGGTAAATACGTAAAGATTGTCGTGAGGTTCCTCTTGGTAACGTTTAATGAAAAAGCGCGCTTTGTTAATGCCGACATCTCCAAGATTGAGATCACCCTGTATCAGGCTCCGTACGCTGAGTAAACTGGCACTTACTTGTCCGGCATAAATCAGGGTATCCTGGTGATGATCTTCTATATACACTCCCTTGATGTCTAGATCACCATCGTAGCGCAGCCCAATTCGATCGATATTGATCGAAACGCCAAAATCCTCATTGATGCGCTGGGTTACTTTTTTGGCAATAGACGTTTGTACTGCAGGAATGGATAAGACGACAAACAGTATAATAAAAAACACTACCAGGAAGAGTAGTGTTCTTCGCAATATTTTCCAGAATTTCTTGATAGTGACTTATGTTTTACCTTTGAACGTCTTAACCTACGGTAAAGGTAGCAATCTTTATGCCTCAATGATATTATGGCTCAAAAAAATGTTTATATCCTGGCGATAGAATCTTCCTGTGACGATACGGCGGCAGCGGTGTTGGTCAATGGAAAAACCCGATCGAATATCGTAGCCAATCAAAAGATTCACGAACAGTATGGCGGAGTGGTTCCTGAACTTGCTTCCCGTGCTCATCAGCAGCATATCGTACCGGTAGTTCATCAGGCCTTAAAAGAGGCTGGAGTGACCAAGGAACAACTGAGCGCAGTAGCCGTTACTCAAGGCCCGGGACTCATGGGCTCTTTATTGGTAGGCACCTCCTTTGCCAAGTCCTTAGCCATGGGCTTGAATATTCCCTTACTACCCGTTCACCACATGCAGGCTCACATTCTGGCACACTTTATTGATGAGGCTGGGTACAAACAGCCCGAATTTCCTTTTATTGCAGCAACCATATCCGGAGGGCACACTCAAATAGTCTTGGTCAAGGATTATTTTGATATGGAAATTCTCGGGCAAACGCTTGACGATGCCATTGGAGAGGCCTTTGACAAAAGTGCAAAACTCTTAGGACTCCCCTATCCGGGAGGGCCGTTGATCGACCGACTTGCCCAAGTAGGAAATCCTCATGCCTTTGAGTTTCCAATTCCCAAGGTAGACGGCTTGGATTTTAGCTTTAGCGGTCTTAAGACCTCTATTCTCTATTTTGTCCAGAAACAGACCGCTAAAAACACCGATTTTATCGAGCAGCATAAAGTAGACATTTGCGCCTCCATCCAGTATACCATCATTAAGATTTTAATGCAGAAACTGGAGGCTGCGGTGCAACAAACCGGTGTGAATCGAGTCGCCATTGGTGGTGGAGTCTCTGCCAATAGTGGAATTCGGGGTGCACTCAAACAAGCTGAAGAGGAGCGCGGTTGGACCACTTACGTCCCCAAATTTGAATACACCACTGATAATGCGGCAATGATCGGAATTGTAGGGCATCTGCAGTTCGTTCATCAGCAGTTTGATCGCGATTTTAGAACAGTAGCTGGCCTGACCGCTGCAAGTAGAATGCCCTTTTAACCATGCAATTATTTTACCACCCCGAAGCTCATCAACAAGCAAAGCGACTGACCTTCTCAAAAGAGGAGAGCCGGCATATCGTAAAGGTGCTTCGCAAAACAGTGGGAGATACTTTAAGGATCACCAATGGAAAAGGTCAGTTTTTTAGTGTGGAGATTACCGAAGCCTCACAAAAGCACTGTCAAACCAGGGTGCTGGAGGTCGAATCGCAAGATCCGCTCCCCTACGAACTGCATTTGGCCGTAGCGCCTACCAAACTCAATGATCGTTTTGAGTGGTTTTTGGAAAAAGCCACTGAAATTGGCGTCCATCGAGTCACCCCACTCCTTTGCGATCACAGCGAACGTACGGTGATCAAAGCCGCTC includes:
- a CDS encoding 16S rRNA (uracil(1498)-N(3))-methyltransferase; this translates as MQLFYHPEAHQQAKRLTFSKEESRHIVKVLRKTVGDTLRITNGKGQFFSVEITEASQKHCQTRVLEVESQDPLPYELHLAVAPTKLNDRFEWFLEKATEIGVHRVTPLLCDHSERTVIKAARYERVLEAAMKQSLSAYLPTLAPLTPFSTFIEQEQNGLLYIAHCEDRPKLRLMEAIQQERPQRLIVLIGPEGDFSSAEIEAAVRHKAIEVDLGKSRLRTETAAIVACHTASLALH